CTACTGTATGTATTATTGCATAATAGAATACACCGacacattatttttaaaataatgtgaacaaaatattttgcaggttTCAAGGAAAGCATTCAAAAGACCCGCTCCTTCTGAAAGACTTTCCGTAAAGAGACGGAGGTTGGAACAACAGGCCAGTGATGACAGAATGTCAGCTGCTTCCAGCCTTGTAGAACTTGGACAACAATGCCTACCTGTTCAAAATGAGGCAGTAAACCCGGTATGAATGTTAGTCATTAATTTCACTATAAGTAAGCAGAAGTAATTTAAATAGTATAAAATCTTACAACTATAATTAATAACCAAGTCTGTATTATATAGACAACTAACAGTGCAAAACAGTATGGCTGTTGAAGGAAGGCGGCTTCATAAGGCAGTTTTAGATTAAAACTAGATGTAAATTTTCACAGTATTATCATGACTCGTCGTAATGTTAATTAggcatttaaaatatctttatatagAACTCTTctttgaattatgaaaaaaaaatcagcagtgTTGTTCAAATTTTCCAGGATGTTCAAGACCAGTGCCAGACAGCATACATGTTTACAGCCACACCAGCCACTGTACACTGTAACTGTGATATCCAAGGACCAACAATTAATACAACAGAATCAGCTACACAGACTTTGTATGACAATTATTTACTtggttcaaaaattgaaaatataatactAAAGAATGAACTGGGGAAACCAAAAGATGCACATACACCAAAGAAGCCAACCTATGGAACACTAAGTTTAGAAGAAATAAAaggaaatgacaaaaaaatgaagTATTTCACAGGTCTAACATATGTTCAGTTTATGGCTCTGTTCAGCTTCCTTGGAGACAGTGTGAACGATTTGAAATACTGGTCAAGCAAAACACCCACTAAAAGTACTATCAAAGAAAAACGTAAGATACCACCAGTAGAACAATTATTCATCACTTTGGTGAGATTAAGACGAGGATTCGGGTTGGAAACGATGAGCCATCTTCTCCGTGTATCTGAAAGTTATATTAGTACAATTTTCTGTACATGGATACAGTTCATGTACAACCATTTCAATGAACTGAGACATCAAATGTTTCCAGACCGCCATCATTTTACCCATTTTATgccaaaagtttttaaaacatttaaaaacatcaGGTGTTCAATTGACTGTACAGAGTTTTTTGTACAGATGCCAAGGGACTTCGGCCGCCAGGGAAACATGTATTCTAGTTATAAACACCATCATACCTATAAATGTTTAATTGCCACAGCTCCAAATGGTGCAACTGTTTATGTTTCCGATCTTTTTGAAGGTTCTATTAGTGACCGGAACATTGTTGAAAAGAGTGGATTTCTCAGTTACCTCAATCCTGGGGATCTAATTCTTGCAGACAGGGGTTTTACCATTGAGGATATGTTAATGTCAAGACAGGTGTCTCTGAATATCCCACCTTTTTTAGGAAAAAGAACACATCTCACACCGAgggaaaatgtaaaaacaagacGCATTGCTAAGGCTAGGATACATGTAGAGAGAGTAATTGAACGTGTTAAGAAGTTTCAGTTAATAAGCGGTATTATTCCACTAAGTTTATCACCAATGCTTAATCAGCTTGTTTTTGTTTGCTCTTGTCTTGTCAATTTCCAAAAGCCAATTGTGACTTAATTTTtttcatagtctaggagctagtctattgTAGGTCTACACTGCTTATGAATAGTAAGCTTAGGGTATTTTAGGTTGATCTTGGAATGAGACTCTTCATGTCAAAAAGGAACAACAAATTTGCTCTTTTTCCAGTTGTCGTAGATTTgcaatttttgtaatattttaaaatgtaatatatacatttacctgTATATAAGGTTAAGTTGTGAagacaatatttatataaattactcAGTAAACCTTTGAACATCATAAAATAATCACTTTGTTTCTTAGCTTTCAAAGTCACATTCATAAAAGCTTGTCCCTTTTGTGATTATACTGTAAGATTTGTTATCTttgaaaatgtaagaaatgaaacaaagtaaaaacaatatCATTCTGATTTTATTAAGTACTGTTGACTTGCACAGATCATTTaaatatctgttgaaatatttacattgttatATATACAAGTGCATGCATCATCAATATGAATATGTATTGCATAccttttatgtacatgtacataataaatttttgaagaaactttagtttaattattcttttaaaaattgtaGAGTTTAACAGACCCATTTATAGTAATTATCTATAACACTATCCCCTACCACGCtgaaccaaaaagatactgacttgttcttttttctacaatgtagattttgatgaaacttctcactgttgttaataaacatatggcctatattttggtgaaataaaatatataggtccgtgtgcttatttttgagatatgtgaTCATGATTAAAGATGACcagacatttcacgctaattttaagacattattttgatttttcaatgtgccatatgttttaatatcctattctgactttagaaataaagcaacAGTGTCAtcgtaataaatttactcacatgtttTGAATAATTCAGTGTGACAcggtaaaa
This Mercenaria mercenaria strain notata chromosome 17, MADL_Memer_1, whole genome shotgun sequence DNA region includes the following protein-coding sequences:
- the LOC128550290 gene encoding uncharacterized protein LOC128550290, which translates into the protein MSAASSLVELGQQCLPVQNEAVNPDVQDQCQTAYMFTATPATVHCNCDIQGPTINTTESATQTLYDNYLLGSKIENIILKNELGKPKDAHTPKKPTYGTLSLEEIKGNDKKMKYFTGLTYVQFMALFSFLGDSVNDLKYWSSKTPTKSTIKEKRKIPPVEQLFITLVRLRRGFGLETMSHLLRVSESYISTIFCTWIQFMYNHFNELRHQMFPDRHHFTHFMPKVFKTFKNIRCSIDCTEFFVQMPRDFGRQGNMYSSYKHHHTYKCLIATAPNGATVYVSDLFEGSISDRNIVEKSGFLSYLNPGDLILADRGFTIEDMLMSRQVSLNIPPFLGKRTHLTPRENVKTRRIAKARIHVERVIERVKKFQLISGIIPLSLSPMLNQLVFVCSCLVNFQKPIVT